CACGCTGCCCGCGTCCACGCAGAGTCGGCAAGAATGCACGACGAAAGCCCGTGGCGTTTTTCTGAACGCTCAGATGAGAAAGACAACACAGACCCCAGCTTCGTTAGGTTTTCAATCACCGTTgtagcttttatttattcaccTCTGCTGTGACActgctgtgcgcatgcgcagatcaccacaaaaaaataaacttgatTAAACTCACTTTACGTGACACAGCCCACACTCCACACCCCCACCTCACCCAGAGCTTTCTTCATATTAGCAGTGTTGTTGTGCAAAATTACATGGCTTGCTGATACCAGTTGTTTAACAATTTTCTTATAGTCTGTTTGATGcactgatcaaaataatgagaataaaatatatatccgATACCTGATCGAGTCTGAAACAACGTGTTCGGGTCAGATTGCtcatcacgtgatcggatcagGACATCCCtattaaaatcctatctttttgtccctttttgtaattccagacctcccacaagaaaatgtttgtaaggtggaggaggacaggGTTTTCAGTGAACAGCACctcgataacctggagaggagctgcagcccagaCCAGGAGGAATCAGAGAATCCACAGACTAtaaaactggaggaagactccagcgttcaggagatgaagcaggaggacgtagaggtggatgtctcattggtcaatgttgctgatgtgaaagttgaaaatggtgaaccaggaacAAACTGtgaccagctgctgttgcacacttctcctgaagctcaaaacaaagatgaggaaggaactgaaagtttacactcagactccagtaaaactgcagatctggagccaatgagacgacacggtgaccacgaagacactgctgtcccgtcagacggAAACTGTAAATCAGAGCTGACCAGCACCCAGACAGGGAAGATGGCACTGTCTTGCAGCTCTTGCGGGAAAGAGTTCAGAAGAAATCTTCATTTAGTGGATCACATGaggatccacactggcgaaaggccgtacctgtgcaacacctgcggaaaatcgtttagACAATCATCAACACTCAAGGCGCATGAATTgatccacacgggcgagaagccctacgtcTGCACAACATGTGGAGAACGTTACAGGCACCGTTCCGGCCtgctggttcactcgaggatccacaccggcgaaaagccgtacctgtgcaacatctGCGGCGAAACCTTTTCTGAGTTATCAGTTCTTAACCAACACATAACCATGCACACAGGCGAGGAGCCCTTTGTCTGCACAAAATGTGGAAAAGGTTACAGGCAACGTTCTGCCCTGCTGATTCACTCAAGGACCCACACCGAGgaaaagccgtacctgtgcaacacctgcggcaaaACCTTTGCTAAATTATCAGACCTTAAATgtcacataaccacgcacacgggtgaGAAGCCCTACGTTTGCAAAACATGTGGGAAAAGATACAGGCACCGTTCCAACCTGGCGTGTCATACGAggacccacactggcgaaaggccgtacctgtgcaacacctgcggcaaaACCTTTCGTAAATCATCAGTTCTTAAACGCCACATGACCACGCACACGGTCGAGAATTTTTCTTGCAAGATGTGCAACAAAAGTTTTACTCGCAGATATAGTTTGAGgaatcacatgaaaaatcacccggaggagaagtctggtgactcatGACAAATAAAGCTCATGttgtcctccgggggcagctgtccactcctgtctgacccacagaagaagagacgaagaagtccaaccaccacctgctgtggctgatgagcctaatcccctccccacaagggttgcaggttcaacccagatttatgcttctccatcAACTTGACGCAAAGAGAACGATatggttgtgtactttttttaagtTCTGCATTGAGGTTGTTTGATTCCCTGCTCCTTTTTATAatcgtattatttgttgctgttggtaacttgccgtctccacgatgcaaataaagagctgttaatatgtgctgaagtttctttaaagcagcacaacggaactttcagcttttctgagtttggcgacTCCTTTGGCcaaaaatcggtagtgctttaccagaaagaacactccatttcccatgagcaccagcgcgtactgccggaaaacccccgtccccgtcgcgtgcatttgttttgatgagagaagacgggctggactttcaaaactacttttctgttttcagcggtcgtttgcaggatggatagtgaagaggtaatgcaTCTATTTTTggttaaacaatataatatgacgatgttgaaaatcactaagttcaacttggttttattaagttgtttcagcgctCTGCAcctcacccccgcccccctgtgctgtttcagccagataatgcgccccaaattacaaacgctttgtttttgttctactgcacatttttcctgtcacgttttttagagggacttcgtcataaattagtagtccaacatacttactgacaaaataaaaaaaatactttataacctgtgaataactgaatgcagATGCTGaatgcagatcagccctgcacaattttacagttctcaggataaatagtagaaatgttctatacattttctttgcattgcattcttttctctagtgctgtaattctattcaattgtattattattttataaagctccctcattgccaattacacaattttatgatcacttattattctgtgtctggtgttgatattgtcagtaattttagaattaccaaaacccaagacgaatgtgaaaacattctaattttgattcttattgaacatagaactctacatttacatttgtatcataacaattctgtctcgtttta
This window of the Cololabis saira isolate AMF1-May2022 chromosome 21, fColSai1.1, whole genome shotgun sequence genome carries:
- the LOC133421722 gene encoding zinc finger protein OZF-like, translated to MKQEDVEMDRIDLPGEYVCKVEEDGVFSDQHLEEEPGNPQTIKLEVSDQEMKQEDVEMDRIDLPQENVCKVEEDRVFSEQHLDNLERSCSPDQEESENPQTIKLEEDSSVQEMKQEDVEVDVSLVNVADVKVENGEPGTNCDQLLLHTSPEAQNKDEEGTESLHSDSSKTADLEPMRRHGDHEDTAVPSDGNCKSELTSTQTGKMALSCSSCGKEFRRNLHLVDHMRIHTGERPYLCNTCGKSFRQSSTLKAHELIHTGEKPYVCTTCGERYRHRSGLLVHSRIHTGEKPYLCNICGETFSELSVLNQHITMHTGEEPFVCTKCGKGYRQRSALLIHSRTHTEEKPYLCNTCGKTFAKLSDLKCHITTHTGEKPYVCKTCGKRYRHRSNLACHTRTHTGERPYLCNTCGKTFRKSSVLKRHMTTHTVENFSCKMCNKSFTRRYSLRNHMKNHPEEKSGDS